The following nucleotide sequence is from Halapricum desulfuricans.
CAGACTTACAGCGGCCACTATCACTCGTCGGGATCGAAATCCAGCGCCGCCGAGTTGATACAGTATCGTTTACCCGTCGGGTCAGGACCGTCATCGAAGACGTGACCGAGGTGGCCGCCGCAGTTCGCACACGTGACTTCCGTCCGTTCCATCCCGTGACGGGTGTCGGGTTCGGTCACGACGTTGCCCTCATCGACGATGTCGTAGAAACTCGGCCAGCCGGACCCGGAATCGAACTTCGTGCCGGCGTCGAAAAGCGCCGCCCCACAGCCGGCACACCTGAACACGCCGTCGTCGTCGACGTCGAGCAGTTCGCCGCTGAACTTCGGCTCCGTACCGCGCTCGCGCAGGATGTGATACTCTTCCTCGGTCAGCATTTCGCGCCACTCCTCGTCGGTTCCCGGCAGGTCGTCAATCGAATCGGAGTCGGACATGCCCGCTCGTAGGTCCCCGAGGCGTATATGTCCCCTGACATCGGCAGTCTCCGTCGGCACCGCCTCGAACGGGCAGTCGACGGACACGGAGACTGCTCGCCGGCGTTCTGTTCCGCCGGCACAGTGTATAAACCGGTGGGAGTCGTTGTTCGGGTATGCCTCTGAAAGGGTCGGGACCGGCCCGGATGCGCGAGATCGACCGCTACGACGGCGGCGTCGGCTGGATGGCACACCCCGACGAGCGAATGCAACGCGCCAGCCACGCCGTCGTCGGGGAATCTGGCGGCGTCTGGGTGCTCGACCCGGTCGACGCCGACGGCCTCGACGGCCTCCTGGCGGAGTACGGCGAGGTCGCGGGCGTCGCCGTCCTGCTGGATCGACACAAGCGCGACGCCGCCGCGGTCGCACGTCGTCACGACGTCTCTGTGTACGTCCCCGAGTGGATGGACGGCGTCGCCCCGAAACTCGACGCGCCAGTCGAGCGCGTCCGCGCCGACCTCGGGGGCTCCGGGTTCGAGGTCCACGAACTGATCGACACGCCGCTGTGGCAGGAAGCGGCCCTCTACGGCGAACACGACGGGACGCTGGTCGTTCCCGAGGCGCTCGGGACGGCGGAGTACTTCCTCGCGAGCGGGGAGTCACTTGGCGTCCATCCGGCACTGCGGCTGAAACCGCCCCGGTCGCTCCGGCGGTTCGCCCCCGAACGCCTGCTCGTCGGCCACGGGGAGGGCGTCCTCACGGACGCGGCGAGGGCGATTGCTGACGCACTCGATGGGTCTCGCCGACGCGCACCGAAGTTGTACGCCCAGACTATCCAGTCGATGCTGTTCGGATGACCGAGACCCGATACATCACGGAAGGGCTCCTCGAGTACCTGCTTGAGTACGCCGGCGATCGCGACCCGCAGTCGGTGACCGTCTCGCTGGACACTACGCCGGCCGGGGAACTGGACGTCCTCGATCTGGACTCGGAGACGCCGGTGTTCACGCACGTCTACCTGCCGCAGGCCGGGTCGTCCGTCAACGCCGTCTTCGGGATGGACCTGAGGACGCCGGTCGGCCAGACCGACGGCCGGTTCGTGTCCCACCCGACCGGCGAGTTGAGCGTCTCCGAGACCGACGACCTCCACGCGGTCGTGTTCGTGGCCGTCCCGCCGTGGGACCGGTCGTCGCTCGCGGCGTTCGATCCGGGCGGCCGTCGGCTGCCGATTGAAGTGCTCGCAGTCGAACCGCCCGAAGACGGACTGTGACCGCGCTGGAACCCGTACCGCGCTCCGCCAGATCTCCCTGACCCCTGTTCGGCTTACTCCAGATACCCCAGGTCCTGCAGTTGCTCGGCGATCTCGGCAAACTCCGCCTCGGTGAGCCGCCCCTCTCGCTGGTGTTCGATGACGATACTCCGCAGGAGAAACCGCACGAGATCGCTCGTGCTGGAGAAACTCGTTCCCTCGATCGTCTCCTCGACGCGGTCGGCCAGGTCTTTCGGGATCGAGACGGTCGTGTACTCGGTCATAGCAGAGTGTGAGGACAGCACGGGGGATAGGCGTTGTGTCCTGACTGTGGGACAGCACGAGGTCGGTGTCGTGGACTCGATCCCGGACCCTGTTTCGTAATGACTGTTGGACGTCTGTTCCGCATCGACCGCCCGATGGAGGTCGGTCAGATCGGGATCAGGTCCGTCGCTCGTCCAGCCACGCCAGCAACTCGTCGGCGACGACCCGCGGCTGTTCGACGTGGACCAGATGGCCGCTCTCGACCGCTCGACCCTCGCCGCGCGGGAGCTGTTCGGCCAGTCGTCGGCCTGCCTCGGGATCGACAATCGCGTCCTCGACGCCGTGAAAGACCAGCGAGGGCGTCGTCACCTCGTACAGATCGGTCAGTTCGGCCTCGCGCATGGCGGCCAGCTGTCCGTCCCAGCCCGTCCGACCGGCGTCGTCCGTCGCCCGCCACTCGACGATCCGTCTGATCTCGTCGGGGTGTGCTTCGACCGTGCCGGGCGCGAACGCCACCTCCAGCGACCGCTCGAGCTCTTCCGGTTCGTCACTGGGGGCGCGAAGCCAAGCGAGCGCGTCGAAATCGACGTCCGACGGAGCAGTCGGAGTCCCCATTAGTCCGAGCGACTCCGCTCGTCCGGCGCGGCGGGCGTACTCGACGGCGACGACCCCGCCGAGACCGGCCCCGAGGAGGTGCACCGAGCGAGCACCGTGGTCTGAGAGCACGGCGTCGAGATCGGCCGTCAGGTCACGAACAGTGTAGGGTCCGTCGGGCGTCCCGGAGTTCCCGGTCCCGCGATAGTCGAACACGACGACCTCGTATTCGCGCGCGAGCGGCGTCACGAGGTAGCTCCACTGCCAGGCGCCGAGACCGGCGACCCCACAGCAGACGACGGTCGGCCCCTCGCCGTGGACGGCGTACTCGATATCGACAGCGCCGTTACGTGCAGTCGGCATGACCCGTAGTTGGGCGGCCGTCCTCGTGTGGGTTTCGACAGCCGGACGAAGCGCCTCGACCGGGACGCGCCGATCCGGTTCCGCATCGGTTATGCACACGGGGACGGTAGACGGGGACATGAGCGACGAGGGTGGTCCCCGGCAGGTCGGCGACCCCGACTACCACAGTGTCAATCACACTGCCGTCCAGACGTGTGGGTGGACCGACAACGCTCTCCAGGGCGAGGGCAAGTGCTATAAATACGCGTTCTATGGCATCGAGAGCCACCGCTGTATGCAGATGACCCCGGTGGTGAAGTGCAACGAGCGCTGCGTGTTCTGCTGGCGTGATCACGCCGGCCACGCCTACGAGCTGGGCGACGTCGAGTGGGACGACCCCGCGGCGGTCGCGGACGCCACGATTGACCTCCAGCGGAAGCTGCTGTCGGGCTACGGCGGCAACGACGACGTCCCCCGCGAACGGTTCGAACAGGCGATGGAGCCGCGCCACGTCGCCATCTCGCTGGACGGCGAACCCACGCTGTATCCCCACCTGCCCGAACTCATCGAGGAGTTTCACGACCGGGAAATCACGACGTTTCTGGTCTCGAACGGGACGAAACCGGAGATGATCGAGCGGTGTGAGCCGACCCAGCTGTATATCTCGGTGGACGCGCCCGACCGAAAGACATTCGAAGAGACCGTCAAGCCCGTCGGGGAAGAGCTCTGGGAGCGGCTGATCGAGACGCTGGACGTCCTCGCGGCGAAAGACGACACCCGAACGGTGCTTCGGACGACGCTCGTCGGCGGCGAGAACGACTACCGTCCGGCGTGGTACGCCGCGATGGCCGACCGCGCTGACGTCGATTTCTTCGAACTGAAGGCGTACATGCACGTCGGCCACTCTCGAGGGCGTCTCGACCGCTCGTCGATGCTCGACCACGACGACGTCGTCTCGTTCGCACGCGAGGTCCAGTCGTTCCTGCCCGACCACGATCACCTCGTTGACGTGCCGGACTCCCGGGTCGCCATGCTCGCACGAGACTCGGACACCTGGGTGCCGAAACTGCAGAAAGGAAGTGAATTCTGGGCGGACGATCCGGCTGCGCGCTGACTGTCGGTGTCCGATCGCCGGTCCCGGAATGCTCTTTGTCGATCGATGTGACGTTCACGGTTTTCCATTCCAATTCTGGGATGCATACAACAGTCGGTATGCTTATCCGTCGGGATACCGCAGTTTCAGGTATGGAATTGTCGGGCCGGGTGATCGGGTATGACGAGCTCCGGACGCTGAAAGTGCTGGCGCTGGCCGGCGCGCTCGACGGCGAGGCGAAAGTCTCCTGTGCGGGGCTGGCCGGCAAGCTCGACGTGTCGAACCAGACCGCCTCGCGTCGTCTGCAGAGCCTCGAGGACACCGGCATGATCGAGCGCGAGATCGTCAGCGACGGGCAGTGGGTGTCGGTGACCCGCGAGGGCGAGGCGCTGCTCCAGCGCGAGTACGCCCACTACCAGCGGATCTTCGAGTCGCAGGTCGGCGTGACGCTGACCGGCACGCTGACAAGCGGGATGCACGAGGGCGGCCACTACATCACGCTGCCGGGATACATGCGCCAGTTCGACGCGAAGCTCGGCTACGAGCCGTACGCGGGGACGCTGAACGTCGAACTCGACGCCGAGAGCGTCCGCGCCCGAGCGCGAATGGACGCGCTCGACCCGATCGAGATCGAGGGCTGGGAAGACGACGAGCGCACGTACGGACCGGCCTACTGCTATCCGGCGACAATCGAGTTCGAGACGGGGACCTACGACAGCGCTCACGTCATCGCGCCCGAACGGACACACCACGACGACGACCAGCTCGAGTTGATCGCTCCGGAGAAACTGCGCGCCCGGTTCGACGCCGACGACGGCGACCACCTCACCATCCATGTCCACGAGTAACGAGACCTCAGGCGGATCGACCAGTATCGACCACGCGATCGCGGCGTTTCGGGACGGCGACCCGGTACTCGTCCACGACGCCGCCGACCGCGAGGGCGAGACCGACATCGTCTACCCGGCCGGGGCGGTCGATTCGGACGCCGTCGCACGGATGCGCAACGACGCCGGCGGGCTGATCTGCGTTGCCCTCTCGGATGCGGTCGCCGAAGCGTTCGACCTGCCGTTCTCCCAGGAGATCATCGATCACCCGACCGCCGCGGATCACGAACTCGGCTACGACGAGCGGTCGTCTTTCTCGCTGACTGTCAACCACCGGGATACCTACACCGGCATCACTGACGAGGATCGGGCCCTGACGATTACCGAACTCGCTGCGGCCGCGGCCGATCCCGCAGCCGTCGACTTCGGCGAGCAGTTTCGCTCGCCCGGTCACGTCCACCTGCTACGGGGCGCGCCCGGACTGGTAGACGATCGAGAGGGGCACACGGAACTGGGACTCGCGCTGGCGGACACCGCTGACCTCCCGCCAGCCGTCGTCGTCTGTGAGATGCTCGACGACGAGACCGGTCGCGCGCTCTCGCCGGCGGACGCTCGCGCCTACGCCGCCGAGCACGATCTGGTCTACGTCGAAGGTCGAGATATCGTCGAGCAGCTATCGTAGCTGGGTGCCGGTATACCGAGACGACTGCACCGATCGAGACGACACGAGGGTGGCCCCAGTCAGCGGTGCGCGGGGCGAGACAGGTCCCGCTCGGCGATCGTGCTCAGGAGATCGACCAGCGCCGAAGTCGCGTCCGCGAGCAGCTGCTCGCCCAGTTCGGCGCTGCCGTCGCCCGGATCGCCGACGTTGCCGCTGTCGCTGAACTCGGCGAAGTCGTAGGCCAGATTCGTTCCCCGGTGGAACTGGCCGAACCCGTCGCCGGCACCCGCCGCGGCGTCCTCGAAGCGGTCTTCGTGAACGAGATCGGGACGGACGGCCCGGACGAACGCCGTCTCGACGGGGCCGCCGTGGCCAAGATCGATCCTGTCTTCCTCGAAGGACAGGGCGTCGAACCACGTCCAAGGAACGGCGTATGCGTCACCGCTTCGGGTGACCGCTCCGCAGACTTCTCGGAGCGCGCCGGTGTTACCCCCGTGGCCGTTGACGACGACGATCCGTTCCCAGCCGTGGCTCGCGAGACTTTCGATCGTCTCTCCGACGTACGACCGGAACGTGTCCTCGCTGACCCACAGCGAGCCCGTGAAGTGACGATGCTCTTCGGAGACACCGACGTTCACCGGCGGGGCGACGACGACCTCGCCGTCGTAGGCGTCGGCGGCTTCGGCGGCGATCGTCTCCGCGCTGAGCGCGTCGGTCCCCATCGGCGCGTGCGGACCGTGCTGTTCGGTGCTGCCGGTCGGCAACAGCGCGAGGTCGGTATCGGCGGCGTCGGCGTCGGTCCAGGTCGTTTCCGAGAGGTGCATACCCGGACTACGCGTGGCGGCCCAAAAGTCCGTCCGATGTCCGGGCGGCGGTACGTCGCGGGACAGCCG
It contains:
- a CDS encoding ribbon-helix-helix domain-containing protein, which codes for MTEYTTVSIPKDLADRVEETIEGTSFSSTSDLVRFLLRSIVIEHQREGRLTEAEFAEIAEQLQDLGYLE
- a CDS encoding CTP-dependent riboflavin kinase is translated as MELSGRVIGYDELRTLKVLALAGALDGEAKVSCAGLAGKLDVSNQTASRRLQSLEDTGMIEREIVSDGQWVSVTREGEALLQREYAHYQRIFESQVGVTLTGTLTSGMHEGGHYITLPGYMRQFDAKLGYEPYAGTLNVELDAESVRARARMDALDPIEIEGWEDDERTYGPAYCYPATIEFETGTYDSAHVIAPERTHHDDDQLELIAPEKLRARFDADDGDHLTIHVHE
- a CDS encoding creatininase family protein, producing the protein MHLSETTWTDADAADTDLALLPTGSTEQHGPHAPMGTDALSAETIAAEAADAYDGEVVVAPPVNVGVSEEHRHFTGSLWVSEDTFRSYVGETIESLASHGWERIVVVNGHGGNTGALREVCGAVTRSGDAYAVPWTWFDALSFEEDRIDLGHGGPVETAFVRAVRPDLVHEDRFEDAAAGAGDGFGQFHRGTNLAYDFAEFSDSGNVGDPGDGSAELGEQLLADATSALVDLLSTIAERDLSRPAHR
- a CDS encoding alpha/beta fold hydrolase, yielding MPTARNGAVDIEYAVHGEGPTVVCCGVAGLGAWQWSYLVTPLAREYEVVVFDYRGTGNSGTPDGPYTVRDLTADLDAVLSDHGARSVHLLGAGLGGVVAVEYARRAGRAESLGLMGTPTAPSDVDFDALAWLRAPSDEPEELERSLEVAFAPGTVEAHPDEIRRIVEWRATDDAGRTGWDGQLAAMREAELTDLYEVTTPSLVFHGVEDAIVDPEAGRRLAEQLPRGEGRAVESGHLVHVEQPRVVADELLAWLDERRT
- the ribB gene encoding 3,4-dihydroxy-2-butanone-4-phosphate synthase; protein product: MSTSNETSGGSTSIDHAIAAFRDGDPVLVHDAADREGETDIVYPAGAVDSDAVARMRNDAGGLICVALSDAVAEAFDLPFSQEIIDHPTAADHELGYDERSSFSLTVNHRDTYTGITDEDRALTITELAAAAADPAAVDFGEQFRSPGHVHLLRGAPGLVDDREGHTELGLALADTADLPPAVVVCEMLDDETGRALSPADARAYAAEHDLVYVEGRDIVEQLS
- the msrB gene encoding peptide-methionine (R)-S-oxide reductase MsrB — translated: MSDSDSIDDLPGTDEEWREMLTEEEYHILRERGTEPKFSGELLDVDDDGVFRCAGCGAALFDAGTKFDSGSGWPSFYDIVDEGNVVTEPDTRHGMERTEVTCANCGGHLGHVFDDGPDPTGKRYCINSAALDFDPDE
- the twy1 gene encoding 4-demethylwyosine synthase TYW1, which gives rise to MSDEGGPRQVGDPDYHSVNHTAVQTCGWTDNALQGEGKCYKYAFYGIESHRCMQMTPVVKCNERCVFCWRDHAGHAYELGDVEWDDPAAVADATIDLQRKLLSGYGGNDDVPRERFEQAMEPRHVAISLDGEPTLYPHLPELIEEFHDREITTFLVSNGTKPEMIERCEPTQLYISVDAPDRKTFEETVKPVGEELWERLIETLDVLAAKDDTRTVLRTTLVGGENDYRPAWYAAMADRADVDFFELKAYMHVGHSRGRLDRSSMLDHDDVVSFAREVQSFLPDHDHLVDVPDSRVAMLARDSDTWVPKLQKGSEFWADDPAAR